The Dendropsophus ebraccatus isolate aDenEbr1 chromosome 2, aDenEbr1.pat, whole genome shotgun sequence DNA segment gcacgtaccctatatctgtaagtgtaccctgaggtacgctcacacagtttgtagaatttcacaccataccgccatctcttattgggacggtactggcggaaaagacgtgtctggggggcagcgtacgctacgctacccccagacacgtcactggatgatgaggatgaatggaggaacgaaggatccccccattcatccttactggctgtttcggtgtcggaggcaataacgtatgcgtccgacaccgaaaacaccctaggggccatctttatacggggactagtatatggggtatgtagtggtgtggtgtcaaactttattcaatgtagtgtggtgtaatgtagtgtttttttacagtaagtataaaaaaaaaaaacctacgccaacaaacgagttgctgataaatgccgcacttatgtgcagcacttatcagcagaccgtggcagtagaatatagaaaaaaaacaccctacgccaaaaaggaggagttgctgattagcagcgcactttcgtgcgatgctgatcaacactcagcggcgatagggtgtggaaaatagaaaaaaaaaaaatttgaaaaaaaaaaaaaaaaactttttctatattctgaacatccctgtagctgctgataagtgtattacacatatcagccgctagagggcagcagagcgcaaaatacggaaaaagccgacgctggagccgaaaatagccgagagaagccgaacgtgacgtcacggaggaagccgaagacccgaacgaagacgaggacgccgcgaacccggaagacgccgatcaggagcccgggacaggtgagtaatgtacaaatacctgctctggacccctcggctacctagctgaggggtccagggcaggtatttactatattgtgggactctgatcgccgtgccaccggcgatcgggccggtggcacggtgaccaccattactttttacagtaatggcggtcggtgccgtcctcggacagcaccgacccccatttttttccgggtcatcgggtcaccgatgacccggaaaggttccgatcgccgctattggctgatctgaattgatcagcctatagcggcgatcgtaagcacggggggtgttaaccaccccccgtgccgtgaagctaagatggcctgctatacattatagcaggccatcttccccgaccgctgtgtgtgaacacacagcgatcggggaaacatcgggcgtacctatacgcccgtttgcgttaaagcccaggcaacgggggcgtatgggtacgcccgatgtcgttaaggggttaaaatacaaaaCCATTCTCAACAGCTGCTCTGGGTGGAGAGTCAGGGGGCCgccatacacttaaaggggtagttcagaagaaaaaaaaaatcttttaaaattaaactagtgccagagatttctaatttatttctactaaaaaaatctaagtctttcagtactgctgattgtcctacaggaagtggtgtattctttctagtctgcagaggaggagaggttttctatggggatttgctactgcgctGGACATTTCCTAACTttgacagagttggcagcagagaccactgtgtcagactggagagaatacaccacatcctgcaggacacacagcagctgataagtactggaagacttaagattttttaatagaagtaaataacaaatctctgccaccagctcatttgaaagaatttttttttgctgaactacctatTTAAATAGCTGCCCGGTCCAGGAAATTAaaataatctaatgtgtatggccatatacatacatatatatatatatatatatatatatatatatatatatatatatatatatatatatatatattatatatatatatatatatatacatacatacatacacatatacatacactcaccggccactttattaggtacaccatgctagtaacgggtggtcttctgctgctgtagcccatctgcctcaaagttcgacgtactgtgcgttcagaaatgctcttctgcctaccttggttgtaacggttggctatttgagtcactgttgcctttctatcagctcgaaccagtctgcccattctcctctgacctctggcatcaacaaggcatttccgcccacagaactgacgctcactggatgttttttctttttcggaccattctctgtaaaccctagagatggttgtgcgtgaaaatcccagtagatcagcagtttctgaaatactcagaccagcccttctggcaccaacaaccatgccacgttcaaaggcattcaaatcacctttcttcctaatactgatgctcggtttgaactgcaggagattgtcttgaccatgtctacatgcctaaatgcactgagttgccgccatgtgattggctgattagaaattaaatggtaacgtgcagttggacaggtgtacctaataaagtggccggtgagtgtgtatgtatgtaattatatatatatatatatatatatatatatatatatatatatatatatatatatatatatatattttttttttttttttttttatggacataaCTCaagctttagaaaaaaaaaagtgaaaaaaataaatgaaagaaaataaaataaatgaaagacTACCTTATTTCTACAGAGAAAAGCCATCATAGTGCACCACTGTTCTTGTTTACCACCTCCACCAACAAGTGGGGCCTTTTCATAGCCTAGGACATTTACAAAGCGCGCTGCTTGCCGTGGTGTGTCCAGTAGACGACCTGCTCTGAGGGGACGTACGTAACAGCACACGGGTCGATTAAGTCCATTTTCATCCTAAGAGagtaaaataaatctaatatatcTTAAGACTTTATATCCAACAAcattaaaagaagaagaaaaaaaaataaaaaccttaggcctggttcacactacatttttgcaatccgttttttttttttttttttttacaaaaaactgatgaaaaatggatggaaaaaaaaagatgcgtgtgtgcatccgttttgatccatttttccattaaactcaattataaaacaaaacggatccgttttttaacgtacacaaaaatgtagtcaaccttatttttgtacccgttaaaaaaaactgatcagttttgatcagtttttctttttttataatgaaattcattagaaaaatggatgcacacacgaatcagtttttcataattttttttttgcaaaaaacggattgccaaaacatagtgtgaacccagtctaacacAAAACTAAGTAAATCCAGTGAAGCATTTTTGGCCTGAAAACTTTAAATCACATAAAAATCGACAATTCTGATTTAGAGAATGGGGATCCAACTGGTGTGTCCCAGTTTCAGAATGGCCAACATACACTTAGCTGTGGGCGAAAAGATCATCCTTGGGTtgcctatacaccttatacctaAGTTGGTTGTACACAGGTGTACacaagccttaaaggagaagtccagcggattataaaatcctgcagccggcaggggggaaactgattacaagtactaacttacctgcCCCCATGCAGGAAGTGAGCAGAGGATCCGGCAGCAggacacgtcacaacccagctgatggactggccgctcagccagttagtgactggggctggacgctgctccagtcactgattagctggccagtccatcagccgggacaggccttatGGCTGATAACACTGTATGGCTGTGTACTGAATACATGCTTATAACCGATACCTGTGCAAAGATTTTCACAAGTCTGGAACTATGGGACAGACGAATCTGAAGATATTCCCTCCACCACTGCTTTGCATAGACTAAAAACAAACGTTCCTTCTCTGCTGTCTTCTGTCGCTCTAGTGtcagctacaaaaaaaaaaaaaaaaaaaaatattatatatatatatattatatatataatatatatatgtttttgcaAGAATCAAACTAAAAAGAAGGAAGCCAACAAGGCTGTGCACATTCTGGATGGTAGCTCTTACCTGTGTGCTGACAACCTCTGGAGATAGCGTCTTAGTCAGAGGCGGATATAGCTCAAGTTTGACATTTAAAACACCAACAGGAATTTTACACTCTGCACCTGAAGAGTTAATAGAACAAAAGCTTAATCACAGGTAGAAAATGTGACCATGCAGTTTGGCTAATATGCTTAACCCCTTGTGCAGTCaatttgttttttgtgttttcctaCCCACCTCATAAGAACCACAGCTAATATTACTGACAGAACTGTAGAAGAGCTTGACTTTCGAGGGACCAACTGTACTATTTTCATCTGGTTTCACATACAGCATGTTTGATGCAAGTTTTtgggccaaagccagaaatggatccaATTAAAAGAAAACGAGTCATTTCTCTATAAGTCCACAAAGCGTATGTGTGTGTGACATTAATTGCtcccttcattttaccataaaagtgtgtgaaacaaaaaataaataaataaataaataaataaataaattgcaggGAGAAAAAGGAGGTTAGCTGTATTCTGCAGGTCAGCATGATTAGAGGGAGACCAATTTTAACTGAATTTGATGCTTTACTTCCAAAAGATTAAAACCTTTGTATCGCTGTAATCTGACCTCAATAACTTTTTTAAATGTTCCTGCCTCCAGAGCTGTATgagggggttttaatgtgtggggACCTCTACGTTTGCACTTTGTACCACTGAGACTTAGATTGCTTTTTATTCCATGTGAGGTGACAAAAACTCTAAatttggcagtattataatagttcaaACAATTCTGTATGTGGCATTTCCAGTTATGTTACAGGGGTATACAcatctaaggctacgttcacatcagcatttttctttttttctaacggatccgtccatattaattaaacggatgagcataaactgatgagcagactgatgcaaactgattgtaaaatgttcatttttttataatggtccgtttgtattttggcttaaaaaaaaaactgacttttgtacataagtttgcatcagtcttgctatccgtttatttttctttggtttcttgcagcttctgcgcatgctcagtgcaaaaacggatgaaaacaaacggatgtgaatggaaataccttccgttttagatcagtcctcattgactacaatgtaaaaaaaaaaacaaacggaagtgcactttccgtttttgatccgtttttggaaacggaaagaaaaatactgcaaaaattTTTCCTCcgttcaaaaaaaacggatcttgaatgGATTGCATGCAAACTGAGCACAATTAgagcaaacggagcacactaatatatcatgggaatctatggggattttaacggatccaacagtttccgttttgcttactccgaaacagaaaaggtagacggaatggtgccggatggtcaaacgctgatgtgaacttagcctaatttATAACATATCCACAGGAAGCCAAAAGAAACTTTATGGAAGTTGGGCAAATGGCATAGCCAGCGAGTTacttgtttacaaaaaaaaaaaaagtctttgggAGTAACATAAATTGTGCAATTTGATGTCTTTAGCTGTTTTTGGGTGTCTGATCACATGTGGCAGCTGTGAACGGGCCGGAACAGGCCAGGAAGCTCCCACTCTGAAGATGCAGACTAGAGTTGAGCAAGTAGTAAAATACACAAGTCCTCCTTATTCAAGCATAATACCTTCATGCAAAACACATTACTAATGATCGCAGTAAATGTTTGCATATGTATGCGTTTAGCATAAAGCTATtacttttttattcaaatttttgtatattttgtttaaacatcctctgaaggaacaaaataaacaaaaataaggggaaaaaaattattctttttttggagctataactgatggctgaattcATGCAGCATGCAGATATACTTACTCATCACTAATGCAGACACTTATGGCCCATCCTGTGGACATGCCTTAAGTGTCCCAGATGGGTATAGCCCTATTTAAGAAATTAGAAAGACACAGTTCCacaaacagcactactcttgtcatTAGTATGtgcgtggtactgcagctcagttccattgaatatGTTGTCTGGGGAGCACAAGACGGTTTAAGTCATCTGCTCCCCAGCACTCACTTCCTTTCCCCCGTTCCAAAtcttggaaattagccttccaaGATGTAGAGGGGATGGGCTAAGTTGTAATAAACGCATGCAGGTGAAACTACACCCACACAATTTAAAGTATCTGGACAGTGTCTGCAATATTGCAGACGTCACGTGTTGTcatgcttattattattattattttttatcacaACTTAACCCTGTCCCCTTTGATTcttaaaaggggggtgggggtttgaGTGCTGGGTAGcagaaggcttaaaggggtagtgcggcggtaaacaattattcacagaataacacacattacaaagttatacaactttgtaatgtatgttatgtctgtgaatggcccccttccccgtgtcccccccacccccacccgtgtacccggaagtgtggtgcgctatacatacctgtcacgtgccgactagtctccgatcttcagcctgcgatgtcgtcttcggacggcccggccgaatccctccgagcgtcctgagtgccggccgccctcttcagcgccatcagatgctcagccgcgattggctgagcacagttatgctcagccaatcgcggctgagcagccgatgacgcggcagagggtggccggcactcaggacactcggagggattcggccgggccgtccgaagacgacattgcaggctgaagatcggagacgagtcggcacgtgacaggtgtgtatagcgcaccacacttccgggtacacaggtggggggggtgggacacggggaagggggccattcacagacataacatacattacaaagttgtataactttgtaatgtatgttattctgtgaataattgtttaccgccgcaaaacccctttaagatgtcttctgctccccagacaacctttttaagtgaatggagcaaagTTGTAAGATTACACACAACCTGACAagcgtggtgctgtttttggaagaaagcaattatagttttgtaaaaaaaaaaaaaaaaaaaaaaaaaaaattggggggattTGGGTTAGCCTGTATACATAATCTACAGTGTACTAAAGTAacgtaataagtagagatgagcgatgctcgagtccatccgaacccgaactttcggcatttgattagctggggctgctgaacttggataaagccctaaggctatgtcgaaaacatggatatagtcattggctgtatccatgttttccagacaaccttagagctttatccaagttcagcagccccagctaatcaaataccgaacgttcgggttcggatcgactcgaacccggttcgctcatctctaggaatAAGTAATGTATTTGGTTATCATGTTTCCAAAAAAAGATTTACAGTGATCTCACCTACACCTTGTAGCTCCACAGCAAGACTTGTCACCCCTCTATCCATTCCCAGTACAGAGCGCCACTCCAAAAAGTGGGACGCTACTAAAGTGGTTTCCCCAGACGTGTCTGTCTTTATCAACACCAGCTGGACAGGATCACAGAGTGACAAGAGGGTAGTGGCATCTGCCATTCTGCTGCCATCACCTAGATAAAGGAATGTGCTTAGTGCAGGTCTTCTATATGACTGAACAAACATTATAAAATACAATGAGTTAAACAATGACTATGTAGATAATTCCATGCGGTACAACCCCCCCTTGCTTGAagatctgcccgtcccatagactccattctattcaggcagattctgccatcctcccaaaaaagaattggcatgtcaattctttggggggaTGGCGGAATCcatctgaccatagaatggagcctatgggacggccagATGTTCAAGTGAAGTGCACACAGAATCTGCTGGAGGTTATCCATGAGGATTCAGTAGTGTGACTGGGCCTGAATACTGCAAGAACATCTTTTCTTGGAACTTTGTTATTCTGCCATTCCAATGATAGGTTTCTAACGGTCATTGTACATTAATAAAACTTTGGCCATCCGCAGCAGCAAATGAATGCGAGATTGTTGACGGCACTCATTTACATTCCCTTTAGCAGATACGATGAATCAAGCAGCCCAGCCAAACAACCACTGtatttgtattgtttgtgcagctatttaaatgtattgctatcagcCATACATCCCCTTTTTACAGagtgagatgtgcagccaatagtgATATGTTTTGCtgcaacaaaaaaatgcaatcagCCAAGGATTAGGCGTTTTTCTGGtctttggctgatcgctgtcacttttacatgggtcaTTTGTTGGCCGAAGGAGCTTTTGTAGTAAGAATCCTGGCTgttaatcggcctgtgtaaaaggccttaAGAAATGTAAGAATAATTGGGCAGCGTTACCAATGAGGGTGTGTCCCCCTGCCCTCTGACAATGTACAAACAGTGCTGACAGGAAGTCACTGTGCAGAGAAACACCCCACATTCATGATTTTTAGGTGGAATACCAGAGGATAAAGTAGAGAAAAGTGAAGAAAAGTAATAagatgtaatatgtatatatacaagaatatagttCAATAAGAGCAATAAGCGCTTGGCACTGTCTTCATTCACACAGTGTTAGGGGTTGCTGGCGTGCAATCTTtgcatgtatgatgtgtgatgcaCTTCTCAGGTGGTGCTTAGCATACAGACAATCTCATATGGCGTAGTAAGAACAAATGCAGAAAGCGGCAACTCACCAAGCAAGTGCGGTTTATTCAAGACTTACACCGATCATTGGTACACAGGCATGGCAATCGCAGAGTGTGTCCCACTGAGTGTGCCTAAGTGGGAAACACTCTGCGATTGCCATGCCTGTGTACCGATGATCGGTGTAAGTCTTTAATAAACCGCACTTGCTTGGTGAATTGCCGCTTTCTGCATTTGTTCTTACTACgccatatataagaatatgtaTCAGTATTTACCAAATCAGGCATGTTAGAACAGCTGAGAGATCCTCTTAAAAAAGGTGCACTCTCGTCTCGTAAAGATTGCATATTGGCTTATTTGCAGCCATCAGAGGTAAAAGGGAAGCTGAAAACTGCTGTATGCGCAGTCAATGATAGTTATACAAGTTGGCCAACACCCACACTTGGGCTGTTTTTGGCTTTCAATCCACCTCCAGTTACTGCAAACCGGCCGATGGACATCTTTACGAGATGGAAATACTCCATGTTTCAGAGCTCGAGACTTGCTGGGTTTGCCCATTGCTCCTTTGCAATACCCTTTAAAAACTCTGACTTTCTTAATGTTTATTATGGTCATACTGCAGTCTGTACCTAGGGGATAGGCGAGGAGCAACTGTAAATCTTAGCACAACTAACCCAACACTTAAAACATTACATGAAAATGCCACATAATTAAGGAGAATAAAATCCTAACTGGACCAACCTAAGCTGTCCTTATGCAGTTCCATCAGGAAGCCATCTTGGAAGTCTGGTTCACAGGCACAAGGGACAGGTTTGGAACGAAAACGCTGGTTCCTAAAGTGCAGACTAAGAGTAAATGTCGGGCACACCTGGCCAGGAAGGGGGTCAGATTCTTGAAGATGTTCCAGAAATGCTTTTCCACCCAAGACCTGGAGATGAAGATATCTCCTCGATGGATCCATATTAGCTGTGGACACATACAATGATTTAGAGGGGGGATCTATTATATTCAATAAAAATGGCAAAACATTTGACGACTTAGGTAACAACTAAAACAAGCAAACATTGTTTTCTGTGTTACACCCCATGAACAATACTCTATGGTTATTGCACAATTTCTTCAGCTACTTGTATCTATCTACACCGAATGTCAGACTGGCTGGGAGCTGGAATTGGATGGATGCTTTAATGCTGATTGAATCAAAATCTAGTCAACAGCAAAATGTTTTGTTTCTTCATGGGACATGAACCCAAAGCAGCAATAGTTTATACATTATACCTATAAGCTATAATTCAACCATTTGCACTATGGTCAATAGTTAGGGCTTGACACGCACAGGAGAACGCTTGACACGCACAGGAGAACGCCAGGAGCGCTCCTGCTCCTAATACCTACCGCGACTTTGAAAAAGACCCTGGTAGGGTCGAAACGTCACCAGTCGCCTAAATATAAGCTATTTTCTTCTTTGCACCAATATTGTGTATATGCCTGGCTTTGTTCCCATCACGCTGTCAAATAAACTGTTATAAATTtttgcatgaaaagagtgctacggagaTTTCTATTGCTATAATAGTTAGGGCCTGGACTTACTTTTTTTCTGTGTCCTTGCTTCTTTGTCAAAAAAATGTGTTGCTGGTTTGGGTGTAGAGGTAACATCTCGGGAGACGccatcctataaaaaaaaaaaaaaaaaaaaaaattaaaactttattTGCAAGAGATTCAAATTATTTCTAAACAATCAATGAAATGGATAATGACTTGGTattttcagcaccatggacagagtTCCTACAACCAACACTCCTGCCCGATCAAACATATTGATGGGAGCGTATATTTGGAAAAACATGCTAAGGGTACAGACGGAGTAATTCTCACTGAATACTCCATGCGGAATACTCCGCTGTCCTCTCCAGGACTACATTATATGCTCCAGGAGATTCTgctgtctgtccaaagaattgtccggtcaattttttgagcggacAACGGAATATGCCTGAGCATATATTGGGGCCGGGGGAGAGGGAAGCGGGAGCGTGCAGGGACGAGCGGCGGATTTTGCCCATAGTTTTCGGCGACAATTATAAACAGCATTTACCCTGACTAATGGGTGTGCTGCTTATCATTCTCTTACAAGACAAACGTGAGCTCTTTAACAAACAATCTACAACACCACCTtataatctaaattcacctatctttaagtttttgggtgtgagaggataTATCTTTGTTTATGAGTTGACTGCTCATCCTTATGCTAGGCCACCATAAACTGGTCTGGGGGAGCATATTCAAATTAATAGGACCTAGCTGTCAATTAAATCTTTATTGTGCTGAAGGGTCCTGGAGGTGAAATTTCCTTGATTGATTACTACTGTTCTGTCTATTGATGGGCCATCAATACCAAagccctggagaacccctttaacagtaacaAACAAATATACAATGTATATGAAACCCCTTTTACCTCTAGGAAATGCAGTTCTTTCATGAAATCATCAAGAATGCCTCTCCTTCTTAAGGCTTCCATCAGATCCTCTTCTGAGAGGTTATGGCTTTCATCCCCTAATTCATCCTTCAAAGTCTCTGCAAGCACCTCACGGATTTTGCCATTAACATCTACCTAATTAACGAATAAAAGAAATTCCATTACTAAAAGGGAACCTGTAGACATAAATACAGGAATATGATTTATTTTTTGCCAGGTGggaccaaacaaaaaaaaaaaaattatttaaaaaaggtCCCATCCACTACAGCTATCCCTTGCCACTGCTGTTTCAACAGTGCCTGGTCCCTGCTGTTCAGCACACATAGGCTCCCTCTCAGCTAATCCCagcctgcagtggtgtcccacctcgggcagtgattggctaagcaaccaCTTCCTTGCGCTGTAATGAAGGCCAGCAAGTGCTGAGCAATGGGGACCAGGCACCAGCAGGGGGGATCCCAATGGGTAAATACCTACTTTATTTTAGCCCGGCTGGGTCCCTGTAAAAGGACGCCTAGGTACCCTTATCTCTATGGAGCAGTAGGCacagttttctttttattaaaaataactgAGCACATCTGAagtaaaaatgcatcagttgtcaccCATCCTTTTCACACTAAGTAAAGTAGTAAAGGAAACAGAAAAGCAATAAATGCCTCAAGATGTTTTCCCCTATTTGGTATTTTGACTGGTCTAGTGTGACAACACGCCAAAGGCCAATAATAACCCTACTGGCAGCAATGGATCGGTTCTGGCATCAGTTTCCCTCTTGTGATTTTCACTAAGTTGGAGGGAGACTGAATGCTATCACCAGGCATATTAGAAGAAGCCATCACACACGGCAGGATACATATTAGTCCTTCCTTTATAGTTCCTGttccttttgaatccactcttggttttggttcaaaaactgcagcagtgtcaGGAGAGAGATATGTTGTTGTTCTTcttgcacccccctccccccctctttcccttcttgtcTGTGGTGTGATGTTAGATGTTTTGTGTTTAGTTATATTATGAGTTACTGATCTGGGTGGGAGCTATGAACATGGCTCAGGGGACCCTTATTTGGAACCCGATTAGGGTGAACTTCATATATTAATCTGTAATAGCAATCATATTTGTTTTTATTCAAATGTTAGTAATGAATGTTAAAGTCCACCTGAATTTGCTTATGTCGGCCTATGTTTGGCCTTGAAGTTCAGCCTATTTCAGGCATATAATCTATGTGTTTTTAGAttgaaaaatttataaaaatttttgAAAACCAAAAACGGCAGCGGAAGTTTTCTAAGAAAAACTGCCTTGTGTGACATCAGCCTAATGAAGACGTTCAGCTTAAGagagcctttacacagagagatttatctgacagattttggaagccaaagccaggaatagctttcctttataacctgttatctgtttacagtctgtttctggctttggctttaataatctgtcagataaatctctctgtgtaaaggcacccttactttACAGTCTCTAACACCTAGTGCTATATGGCTGTGGATCACAACGATCCGTATTGGGGGAGGAATGTTTACATACGCCGATACAAGGAGATCAATGCAACCATCCTGTCCATATAGAAAGCAGACACATTACATGGACACTATGAATAAAGATATACATTTTCTCACAAACATCAGAGGTGATATTCTGTATGTATATTTATAGGCAACTCATGTGGGAATTGTCGCCTCCGGTGGGAGTTTTGCTGTAATTGCAACTTTATCACCAACACATTGAACAGGTGATACACGGCAGGGGTACGGTGTCTGATCCATGGGGGTCTCCTCCATGGGGCATCCAAACActgacatagccccatagacaatgATGGAGTGCTGCGCTCCATCCAGGGAACatgttcacatgcagcagatttattGAAGAACTCTCTCATGTGAACAGATGACAACAAACCATGAAAATGCACAGGTCTGCATGGGGGCCACTGGAGATTATTCCCATACAGAGGAGCACTACAGCTACCAGGTTACAGTGCTTCCCCTCTGTGTACACTCACCCAGCTCTGGAGATTATTCCCATACAGTGGAGCACTACAGCTACCAGGTTACAGTGCTTCCCCTCTGTGTACACTCACCCAGCTCTGACGATTATTCCCATACAGTGGAGCACTACAGCTAACAGGTT contains these protein-coding regions:
- the CEP76 gene encoding centrosomal protein of 76 kDa, giving the protein MSLPPEKAAELRRIIHEQLSWVDVNGKIREVLAETLKDELGDESHNLSEEDLMEALRRRGILDDFMKELHFLEDGVSRDVTSTPKPATHFFDKEARTQKKTNMDPSRRYLHLQVLGGKAFLEHLQESDPLPGQVCPTFTLSLHFRNQRFRSKPVPCACEPDFQDGFLMELHKDSLGDGSRMADATTLLSLCDPVQLVLIKTDTSGETTLVASHFLEWRSVLGMDRGVTSLAVELQGVGAECKIPVGVLNVKLELYPPLTKTLSPEVVSTQLTLERQKTAEKERLFLVYAKQWWREYLQIRLSHSSRLVKIFAQDENGLNRPVCCYVRPLRAGRLLDTPRQAARFVNVLGYEKAPLVGGGGKQEQWCTMMAFLCRNKGDCEDHCTLLCSLLLGFGLDAYVCVGTKGKGVAHTWVMTYGTDGAVTFWESLTGQRYVHKLVNPDDPPLVEQPKPLYPYKTIGCIFNHQRFLANCQPSDSVDFCVFDLNDESRWKPMSEEAIKSICSPGSTTSLPPFPPLCSSLLDGVAESNEIELQLRVLITEHRKDLGLATIWDDQLSYLLSPALAAYEIERTTGISAGNEEFQDAIRRAVPDGHTFKGFPIHFVHRNARRAFATCLRSPFCDEIVGCRGDQLRLAVRVRVFTYPESACAVWIMFACKYRSVL